Proteins encoded by one window of Winogradskyella sp. PG-2:
- a CDS encoding MlaE family ABC transporter permease codes for MKYLHNIGTYFIMIKDIFRKPTKWSVMKTLILKDIDDLIIGSLGIVAFIAFFVGGVVAIQTSLNINNPLIPKYLVGFATRQSIILEFAPTFISIIMAGKVGSFITSSIGTMRVTEQIDALEVMGINAINYLVFPKFVALTLYPFLISIAMFLGVLGGMAACVYGGYGTLEDYIEGIQTDFIPFHIVYAFIKTFVFAFILATIPSFYGYFMKGGALEVGKASTTSFVWTSVVIILLNFLLTSLLLG; via the coding sequence ATGAAGTATCTTCATAATATTGGCACTTACTTTATAATGATTAAAGATATTTTTCGCAAGCCTACTAAATGGTCTGTGATGAAAACATTAATCCTTAAAGATATTGATGACCTTATCATTGGCTCATTAGGTATTGTGGCTTTTATTGCCTTTTTTGTTGGAGGTGTTGTAGCTATACAAACATCTTTAAATATTAATAACCCTCTAATACCTAAATACTTAGTAGGCTTTGCTACAAGACAGTCTATTATTTTAGAGTTTGCACCAACATTTATTTCTATAATTATGGCTGGTAAAGTAGGTTCTTTTATAACTTCAAGTATCGGTACTATGCGAGTAACAGAACAGATTGACGCTTTAGAAGTAATGGGAATTAACGCTATTAATTATTTAGTATTCCCAAAATTTGTTGCTTTAACCTTATACCCTTTTTTAATATCAATAGCAATGTTCCTTGGAGTTCTAGGTGGAATGGCTGCATGTGTATATGGTGGCTATGGGACTTTAGAAGATTATATAGAAGGTATTCAAACAGATTTTATACCGTTTCATATTGTATACGCCTTTATTAAGACTTTCGTCTTTGCTTTTATACTAGCAACAATTCCGTCATTTTACGGATACTTTATGAAAGGTGGAGCACTCGAAGTTGGTAAAGCAAGTACAACGTCTTTTGTTTGGACCAGTGTTGTGATTATTCTTTTAAACTTTTTACTAACCAGTTTACTCTTAGGCTAA
- a CDS encoding ABC transporter ATP-binding protein, giving the protein MIEVKDLQKSFGDAHILKGITTIFDKGKTNLIIGQSGSGKTVFLKCLLGLFEYEEGSISYDGKIFSQLSSDEKRDLRADIGMVFQGSALFDSMTIVENVMFPLRMFTKMNKSEMEDRADTVLKRVNLPEAHHKMPSEASGGMQKRVAIARAIVNNPKYLFCDEPNSGLDPKTAIVIDNLIQEITDEYQITTVINSHDMNSVMEIGEKIVFLKDGLKAWEGSNETIFRTDNEVVTDFVYSSNLFKKVRKMYLEENL; this is encoded by the coding sequence ATGATAGAAGTTAAAGATTTACAGAAGTCGTTTGGTGATGCACACATCCTAAAAGGAATCACAACAATTTTCGATAAAGGAAAAACTAACCTCATTATTGGGCAAAGTGGCTCCGGTAAAACCGTGTTTTTAAAATGTTTACTCGGTTTATTTGAATATGAAGAAGGATCAATTTCTTATGACGGAAAAATATTTAGCCAATTAAGCTCTGATGAAAAAAGAGATTTACGTGCAGATATCGGCATGGTATTTCAAGGAAGTGCTTTATTTGATTCTATGACTATAGTAGAAAACGTTATGTTTCCATTGCGTATGTTTACTAAAATGAATAAAAGTGAAATGGAAGATAGAGCCGATACTGTTTTAAAACGTGTTAATTTACCTGAAGCACATCATAAAATGCCAAGTGAAGCTTCTGGAGGTATGCAAAAACGTGTTGCTATTGCAAGGGCTATAGTAAACAATCCTAAGTATTTATTTTGTGATGAACCTAATTCTGGTTTAGACCCAAAAACGGCTATAGTTATTGATAACCTAATTCAAGAAATTACAGATGAATACCAAATAACAACAGTTATTAACTCTCACGATATGAATTCTGTTATGGAGATAGGTGAGAAAATTGTTTTCCTTAAAGATGGATTAAAAGCTTGGGAAGGTTCTAATGAAACCATTTTTAGAACTGACAATGAAGTTGTGACCGACTTTGTTTACTCTTCTAATTTATTTAAAAAAGTGCGTAAAATGTATTTAGAAGAGAACCTGTAA
- a CDS encoding DUF389 domain-containing protein, with amino-acid sequence MSDESKFNFSEEEQKQQIEKDKAVEERKEAVKKDAKGLFASVSKFLSELLDFRDDTDRDATITAIKADIPFKGATAWILICSIFVASIGLNADSTAVVIGAMLISPLMGPILGIGMSIALNDIDTLKKSLINLATMIVLSLLTAFLFFKFFPGADFGNNEIFGRTKPDFRDVLIAFFGGLALIIARTKKGTIASVIFGVAIATALMPPLCVAGYGLAHNWEFFLGAMNLFTINTIFIALATFIVLKLLRFPMLKYANSKRRKRIAQLASLVAVAVMIWPTISFIRFVEETRIAIDFRNFVDKDIESNPNLWYQKRDDDLKPSEKTISLHFNGDVSEEMISALENDKKKFEYIKDFELIINANKTRSADRLVQSLDRAYSDLDRKDNVIDGLQKQIIQLETNISSLNKVIESKNSDKNTVSFSSLSRDAKVRFNDLEFFGYAKMLESKDFINIDTVNVANIRWKVSLSDSVVLVRERSLQKWLKEELKVDTVFVRRN; translated from the coding sequence ATGAGTGATGAAAGTAAATTTAATTTTTCTGAAGAAGAGCAAAAACAACAGATAGAGAAGGATAAGGCAGTTGAGGAGAGAAAGGAAGCAGTAAAAAAAGACGCTAAAGGACTTTTTGCTAGTGTTTCTAAATTTTTAAGTGAGCTTTTAGATTTTAGAGACGATACTGATAGAGATGCTACTATAACTGCTATAAAAGCAGACATTCCATTTAAAGGAGCAACAGCCTGGATCTTAATCTGTTCTATTTTTGTAGCTTCTATAGGTTTAAATGCTGATTCAACTGCTGTTGTTATTGGTGCCATGCTTATTTCTCCTCTTATGGGTCCAATTCTAGGTATTGGAATGTCTATTGCATTAAATGATATTGATACATTAAAAAAGTCTTTAATCAACTTAGCTACGATGATTGTGTTAAGTTTACTTACGGCCTTTTTATTTTTTAAATTCTTTCCTGGTGCAGATTTTGGTAATAATGAAATTTTTGGACGTACCAAACCAGATTTTAGAGATGTTCTTATTGCGTTTTTTGGTGGTTTAGCCTTAATTATTGCACGGACTAAAAAAGGAACCATAGCTTCTGTCATATTTGGTGTTGCTATTGCTACAGCCTTAATGCCACCTCTTTGTGTAGCTGGCTATGGATTGGCGCACAATTGGGAATTTTTCCTAGGAGCCATGAATTTATTTACTATCAACACTATATTTATAGCATTAGCAACATTTATTGTATTAAAATTGTTGCGTTTTCCAATGCTTAAATATGCAAATTCTAAAAGGAGAAAGCGAATTGCTCAATTAGCATCTCTTGTTGCTGTCGCTGTAATGATATGGCCTACAATTAGCTTTATTAGATTTGTTGAGGAGACACGAATAGCAATTGATTTTAGGAATTTTGTTGATAAAGATATAGAGAGTAATCCCAACCTTTGGTACCAGAAAAGGGATGATGACTTAAAGCCAAGTGAAAAAACTATTAGCTTACATTTCAATGGAGATGTAAGTGAAGAAATGATTTCAGCATTAGAAAATGATAAAAAGAAATTTGAGTATATAAAAGATTTTGAGTTAATCATTAATGCTAATAAAACAAGAAGTGCTGATCGTCTAGTACAATCCTTGGATAGAGCTTATTCTGATTTAGATAGAAAAGATAATGTAATAGATGGTCTTCAAAAGCAAATAATACAATTAGAGACAAATATATCTAGTCTCAATAAAGTAATTGAATCTAAAAATTCCGACAAGAATACAGTGTCTTTTAGTTCTTTATCAAGAGATGCCAAGGTTAGGTTTAATGATTTAGAATTTTTCGGATATGCGAAAATGTTGGAGTCTAAAGATTTTATTAATATTGATACTGTAAACGTTGCAAATATTAGATGGAAAGTATCTCTGTCTGATAGTGTTGTCTTAGTTCGAGAGCGATCACTTCAAAAATGGTTAAAAGAAGAATTGAAAGTAGATACCGTTTTTGTTAGAAGAAACTAA
- a CDS encoding mannose-1-phosphate guanylyltransferase: protein MKNKNYYAILMAGGVGSRFWPVSTQDFPKQFHDMLGTGSTLIQKTFNRLANLIPEENIFILTNERYNDLVFEQLPMVTKRQVVLEPAMRNTAPCILYASLKIQKENEDAVMIVAPSDHWIEDEQAFSDNVKTAFDYCASNDALMTLGITPSFPNTGYGYIEYDKSANAEIKSVNQFREKPDYETARSFISQGNFLWNAGIFMWSAKSVIAAFKNNQPELFRLFVNGYQVYNTEFEEDFIRDNYGKAENISVDYALMEKSDNVFVIPAIFDWNDLGTWGSLYDKLDKDDDGNAVVNARTLTEDASGNMIRTKGDKIVVLDGLNDYIIVDKDEVLLIFPKTKEQDIKKVLQKVKANFGEEYG, encoded by the coding sequence ATGAAAAACAAAAATTATTACGCCATATTAATGGCTGGTGGAGTAGGATCAAGATTTTGGCCAGTAAGTACACAAGATTTTCCTAAGCAGTTTCACGATATGCTTGGTACAGGAAGTACTTTAATTCAAAAAACATTTAATCGTCTGGCAAATTTAATTCCAGAAGAAAACATATTTATTTTAACAAATGAACGCTACAATGATTTGGTATTTGAGCAATTACCAATGGTTACAAAACGTCAAGTAGTTTTAGAGCCTGCTATGCGAAATACGGCACCATGTATTTTGTATGCATCTTTAAAAATTCAGAAAGAAAATGAGGATGCAGTTATGATTGTTGCTCCAAGCGATCATTGGATCGAAGATGAGCAAGCATTTTCTGATAATGTTAAAACAGCATTTGATTATTGTGCATCTAATGATGCTTTAATGACCTTAGGTATAACTCCTTCATTTCCAAACACGGGTTATGGTTATATAGAATATGATAAATCGGCAAATGCTGAAATAAAGTCTGTGAATCAGTTTAGAGAAAAGCCAGATTATGAAACAGCTAGGTCTTTTATAAGTCAAGGAAATTTTCTGTGGAATGCTGGTATATTTATGTGGAGTGCTAAAAGTGTAATTGCCGCATTTAAAAATAATCAACCTGAGTTATTCCGATTATTCGTAAACGGATATCAGGTTTATAATACTGAGTTTGAAGAAGATTTTATTAGAGACAATTATGGAAAGGCAGAAAATATCTCTGTAGATTATGCTTTAATGGAAAAAAGTGATAATGTATTTGTAATACCTGCAATATTCGATTGGAATGACCTTGGTACTTGGGGAAGTCTTTATGATAAATTAGACAAAGATGATGATGGTAATGCAGTTGTCAATGCAAGAACATTGACTGAGGATGCTTCAGGTAATATGATCCGTACTAAAGGCGACAAAATCGTAGTGTTAGATGGACTAAATGACTACATCATTGTAGATAAAGACGAAGTTTTACTTATCTTTCCTAAAACGAAAGAGCAAGATATTAAAAAAGTACTCCAAAAAGTGAAAGCTAATTTTGGAGAAGAATATGGTTAA
- a CDS encoding SprT-like domain-containing protein, producing the protein MQTTLLDSIPNQAQAMVNTILTNDKLIVKIKNERKTKHGDYRQLPNGKHQITINSNLNQYRFLITLIHEIAHFEACRKYNRFIKPHGKEWKQTFQHLMLPFLRPEVFPLELLPLLAKHFKNPKASSDTDTQLAIALKQFDNNNDKTYVFEVPMNKTFKLYNGRVFKRGSKRRKRYECVEVKSGKLYLFNPNAEVELVDL; encoded by the coding sequence ATGCAAACAACACTTTTAGACTCTATACCTAATCAAGCGCAAGCTATGGTAAATACCATATTAACGAATGATAAACTAATAGTGAAAATTAAGAATGAACGCAAAACAAAGCATGGTGATTATAGACAATTACCCAATGGTAAACATCAAATAACTATAAATTCTAACTTAAATCAGTATCGCTTTTTAATCACCTTAATTCATGAAATTGCTCATTTTGAAGCTTGTAGAAAATACAATCGTTTCATAAAACCTCATGGGAAAGAATGGAAACAAACGTTTCAGCATTTAATGTTGCCATTTTTACGTCCAGAAGTATTTCCTTTAGAATTATTACCGCTTCTTGCAAAACATTTTAAAAACCCAAAAGCATCTAGCGATACAGATACGCAACTCGCCATAGCATTAAAGCAATTTGATAATAATAATGATAAGACTTATGTGTTTGAAGTACCTATGAACAAAACCTTTAAACTTTATAATGGAAGAGTTTTTAAAAGAGGGAGTAAAAGAAGAAAACGATATGAGTGTGTTGAGGTTAAGTCAGGTAAGTTATATTTGTTTAATCCTAATGCAGAAGTAGAACTAGTAGATTTATGA
- a CDS encoding vWA domain-containing protein, with translation MQVKQFKSRIKFSALLVVSLLVNGCYPPNGNSKNTLYEVLSVDVYEVATDDEVMIEHNTEEYDIIYENTFKDVLQNPLSTFSIDVDNASYSNVRRFLTGNQMPPKDAVLIEEMINYFDYDYPQPTDEHPFAFINEVADCPWSSKNKLVHIGIQGKSINNNDLKASNLVFLIDASGSMSSHNKLPLLKKGLKLLLEEVNDNDRIAIVAYTGSAGLVLPSTKASSKEKIIVALDAIESGGSTAGGQGIQLAYKIAKENLIKGGNNRVILATDGDFNVGVSSSSELVRVIEEKRKDDIYLTICGFGMGNYKDGRMEQISNAGNGNYFYIDNIKEAKKVFSTDMRANMFTIAKDVKIQIEFNPNQVKAYRFIGYENRVMNAEDFNNDKKDAGELGAGHTVTALYEVIPSNSDEVISKHDALKYQKTMIANASDNDELLTIKFRYKKPKEDKSKLITHAIIDKGIALDLTSNNFRFSCAVAGLGLLLRDSKYKGDASFTMIENLAKSAKGIDSNGYRQEFIDMIETSALLSK, from the coding sequence ATGCAAGTAAAACAGTTTAAATCCAGAATTAAATTTTCTGCTCTATTAGTAGTCTCACTTTTAGTAAATGGGTGCTATCCTCCAAATGGTAATTCTAAAAATACGCTTTATGAAGTTCTAAGTGTAGATGTATATGAAGTCGCTACAGATGATGAGGTGATGATAGAACATAATACTGAAGAGTACGATATAATTTATGAAAACACATTTAAAGATGTGCTTCAAAATCCATTGTCTACATTTTCTATAGATGTTGATAATGCTTCATATAGTAATGTGAGACGATTTTTAACTGGCAATCAAATGCCACCAAAAGATGCGGTGCTTATAGAAGAAATGATTAATTATTTTGATTATGATTATCCGCAACCAACCGATGAACATCCTTTTGCCTTTATAAATGAAGTAGCTGATTGCCCATGGAGTAGTAAAAATAAACTTGTGCATATTGGCATACAAGGAAAATCAATAAATAACAATGATTTAAAGGCAAGTAATTTGGTTTTTTTAATAGACGCTTCTGGGTCTATGTCATCTCATAATAAATTGCCATTGCTAAAAAAGGGTTTAAAATTATTGTTAGAAGAAGTAAACGATAACGATAGAATTGCCATAGTAGCTTACACAGGTTCTGCGGGTTTGGTTTTGCCATCAACAAAAGCATCAAGTAAAGAAAAGATAATCGTTGCTTTAGATGCTATTGAATCTGGAGGTTCAACAGCTGGTGGACAGGGCATACAATTAGCTTATAAAATAGCAAAGGAGAATCTAATTAAAGGTGGCAATAACAGAGTGATTTTAGCAACTGATGGAGATTTTAATGTTGGTGTGTCTTCGAGTTCAGAATTGGTAAGAGTAATCGAAGAGAAACGAAAAGATGATATTTATTTAACGATTTGTGGTTTTGGAATGGGAAATTACAAAGATGGAAGAATGGAACAAATAAGCAATGCTGGTAATGGCAATTATTTTTATATTGACAATATTAAAGAAGCCAAGAAAGTGTTTTCAACAGATATGAGAGCGAACATGTTTACTATAGCTAAAGATGTGAAAATTCAGATTGAATTTAATCCAAACCAAGTAAAGGCTTATCGTTTTATTGGTTACGAAAATAGAGTCATGAATGCTGAAGATTTTAATAATGATAAAAAGGATGCTGGTGAGTTAGGGGCAGGTCATACAGTAACAGCTTTGTATGAAGTTATACCTTCCAATTCTGATGAAGTAATTTCAAAACATGACGCCTTAAAATATCAAAAGACTATGATTGCAAACGCTTCAGATAATGACGAATTATTAACTATAAAATTCAGGTATAAAAAACCTAAAGAAGATAAAAGTAAATTAATTACTCACGCAATTATTGATAAAGGGATAGCATTAGATTTAACATCAAATAATTTTAGATTTTCCTGTGCAGTTGCTGGTCTAGGACTTTTATTAAGGGATTCAAAATATAAAGGTGATGCGTCATTTACGATGATAGAGAATCTTGCTAAAAGTGCCAAAGGAATAGATAGTAATGGTTATAGACAAGAGTTTATAGACATGATAGAGACATCAGCGTTACTTTCGAAATAA
- a CDS encoding FG-GAP-like repeat-containing protein has protein sequence MIKELQYCKSFLLAITLLLCFNDAIHSQTFEHVESVVGLGILEENNGAAVADYDGDNDLDIFVVAKSNDDPNSPKTLSKLFRNNNDGSFTDVTEQAGLNNFLSDDEAGDIYLGLNGNKSAASWGDYNNDGFPDLFLTYSFKVQLWRNLGNGTFADVTEFSGFDGINECRNTGATWFDYNNDSLLDIYISDWDECGTNQLYRNEGNSTFTNVTTTTGIEGSDNFFSYMSMPFDFNEDGFMDLYVSNDLDDPNNLYINNLGNSFTDQAETYGVDTMFDDMGITVGDYNNDGFFDFFVTAIDKNILLTNNGDNTFTDLSIEKNVDNTGWSWGTLFSDFDLDGDEDLFIVNGYDFEQRGPEPNYYYRNLIEQGQDTFEDASAELGLNEEAISVTALDFDYDNDGDLDLLVTNNDRSSFFYENKLLNFDDAESTLHWFKLDLEGTTSNRDAIGTIVTLTTPTKTFKRYYSGKEFLSQSLQSVHFGLNNETEIISLEIRWPMGLVETFNNLDVDITIKATEGQGFEVLEIAPSQKIYGCTDPISCSYNPDATLDDGSCTYLEAQSIVGNTMSSFLRTETYSYNISSGSIAAWQVSGGEILSGQGSNTITVKWEIEESGSVSVTESDDLCSSLQASIDVELGTDNLPEDISIARLWNEALLDAIRNDFARPTVHARNLFHSSVVMYDIWAIYDDNARPYLIGNTVNGFTSELEDFVLIESEEESLKRSISYGMYRLLSHRFQNSPGVDATQARFDLLMYKLGYETTYTSLLYEFGNAAALGNYIAQTLIDYGLQDGSREATGYDNAYYEPVNLPYALDANAGVNPPINDPNRWQPLALDIFIDQGGTIVDADTPPFLSPEWGNVYSFALKEEDKVTYQRDGNDFHVFHDPSDPPYISLTENNTDSDAYKWGFSMVSVWQSHLDPSDGVLIDISPNAIGNVDISTFPTNYADYPNFYDFFEGGANSNGHTMNPVTENPYETNLVARGDYGRVLAEFWADGPDSETPPGHWFTLLNYVSDHPEFEKRFQGEGDILESLEWDVKSYFIMGGGMHDSAISAWSVKGWYDYIRPISAIRSMAERGQSTDMSLDNYDISGIPLIEDYIEVVEIGDPLAGFVNQHVGKIKLYTWKGHDFISDTETDQAGVGWILAENWYPYQRPTFVTPPFAGYVSGHSTYSRAAAELMTMMTGSEFFPGGLGEFVAKKNEFLVFEEGPSEDIVLQWATYRDASDQTSLSRIWGGIHPPADDIPGRFIGQVVAEDTFSFAVPYFELEELGVDDEDEKSMIYPNPTTNRELFITNTSLNETIEVFDIRGRKIAINSRSYNELSQTTLIKLETTAAGLYIIRVNSTSAMIVVKD, from the coding sequence ATGATTAAAGAATTACAATATTGTAAATCTTTCCTTTTAGCCATTACCTTATTACTATGTTTTAATGATGCAATACATAGTCAAACTTTTGAACATGTAGAATCTGTCGTCGGACTTGGAATATTAGAAGAGAATAATGGAGCAGCAGTTGCAGACTACGATGGCGATAATGATCTAGATATTTTTGTGGTTGCAAAATCTAATGATGATCCAAATAGCCCAAAAACGCTTAGTAAATTATTTAGAAACAATAATGATGGTTCTTTTACTGATGTTACTGAACAAGCCGGTTTAAATAACTTTTTAAGTGATGATGAAGCTGGTGATATTTACTTAGGTTTAAACGGAAATAAAAGTGCAGCATCTTGGGGGGATTATAATAATGATGGATTTCCGGATTTGTTTTTAACCTATTCGTTTAAAGTACAATTATGGCGTAATTTGGGAAATGGAACATTCGCTGATGTCACAGAATTTTCCGGTTTCGATGGTATTAATGAATGCCGTAATACTGGCGCTACTTGGTTTGATTATAATAACGATAGTTTGTTGGATATTTATATAAGTGATTGGGATGAATGCGGCACTAATCAACTATATAGAAATGAAGGAAATTCTACGTTTACAAATGTTACCACAACTACAGGAATAGAAGGAAGTGATAACTTCTTTAGTTATATGTCTATGCCTTTTGATTTTAATGAAGATGGGTTTATGGATTTGTATGTCTCTAATGACCTTGATGACCCCAATAATTTGTACATAAATAATTTAGGTAACTCATTTACAGATCAAGCAGAAACTTATGGAGTGGATACTATGTTTGATGACATGGGCATTACAGTTGGTGATTATAATAATGATGGTTTCTTCGATTTTTTTGTTACCGCAATAGACAAAAATATATTGCTAACTAACAATGGTGACAATACATTTACAGATTTATCTATTGAAAAAAATGTCGATAATACAGGCTGGTCATGGGGAACTTTGTTTTCAGATTTTGATTTAGATGGTGATGAAGATCTTTTTATAGTTAATGGTTATGATTTTGAGCAAAGAGGCCCAGAACCTAATTACTATTATAGAAACTTAATTGAACAAGGTCAAGATACATTTGAAGATGCATCTGCAGAACTCGGACTTAATGAAGAGGCTATTAGTGTGACAGCTTTAGATTTTGATTATGATAATGATGGAGATCTTGATTTATTAGTTACCAATAATGATAGAAGTTCATTTTTTTATGAAAATAAACTACTAAATTTTGACGATGCTGAGAGTACTTTGCATTGGTTTAAATTAGATTTAGAAGGTACTACATCTAACCGAGATGCCATAGGTACAATAGTTACATTAACAACACCAACCAAAACTTTTAAACGCTATTATAGTGGTAAGGAATTTTTAAGTCAGAGCTTACAATCTGTTCATTTTGGACTAAATAATGAGACTGAAATAATAAGCCTAGAAATAAGGTGGCCAATGGGCCTGGTAGAAACCTTTAATAATTTAGATGTAGATATCACAATTAAAGCCACAGAAGGACAAGGTTTTGAAGTATTAGAAATCGCTCCAAGTCAAAAAATATATGGTTGTACAGATCCTATATCTTGTAGTTACAATCCAGATGCAACCTTAGATGATGGCTCTTGTACTTATTTGGAAGCACAGTCTATTGTTGGTAATACAATGTCTTCATTTTTAAGAACAGAAACTTATTCTTATAATATTTCTTCAGGTTCAATTGCAGCTTGGCAAGTTTCTGGTGGTGAAATTTTAAGTGGTCAAGGCTCTAATACCATTACTGTAAAATGGGAAATAGAAGAATCTGGTAGTGTATCAGTGACTGAATCTGATGATCTGTGTTCAAGTTTGCAAGCGTCAATAGATGTAGAATTGGGTACAGATAATTTGCCTGAAGATATTTCTATTGCTAGATTATGGAATGAGGCCTTATTAGATGCTATCCGAAATGATTTTGCAAGACCAACTGTACATGCTAGAAATTTGTTTCATTCTAGTGTAGTCATGTATGATATATGGGCCATCTATGATGACAATGCTAGACCATACCTCATAGGGAATACCGTAAATGGTTTTACTAGCGAGCTTGAAGATTTTGTGCTTATAGAGAGTGAAGAAGAATCATTAAAACGATCCATAAGTTATGGAATGTACAGATTGTTATCACATCGTTTTCAAAATTCCCCAGGTGTTGATGCAACACAAGCAAGATTTGATTTGTTGATGTATAAATTAGGCTACGAAACCACTTATACATCATTATTATATGAATTTGGTAACGCAGCCGCTTTAGGGAATTATATTGCCCAAACACTTATTGATTATGGGCTACAAGATGGTTCTCGTGAAGCTACAGGATATGATAACGCTTATTACGAACCTGTTAATTTACCTTATGCGCTAGATGCTAATGCAGGTGTTAATCCACCGATTAATGATCCGAATCGTTGGCAGCCACTAGCTTTAGATATTTTTATAGATCAAGGAGGAACAATTGTCGATGCCGACACACCTCCGTTTTTGAGTCCAGAATGGGGAAATGTGTATTCGTTTGCACTAAAAGAAGAAGATAAAGTGACTTATCAGAGAGATGGAAACGATTTTCATGTATTTCATGATCCCTCAGATCCACCTTATATAAGTTTAACAGAAAATAATACTGATAGTGATGCCTATAAATGGGGGTTTTCAATGGTGTCTGTTTGGCAATCGCATTTAGATCCAAGTGATGGTGTTTTGATAGATATCTCTCCTAATGCCATAGGTAATGTAGATATAAGTACATTTCCAACAAACTATGCAGACTATCCAAACTTCTATGACTTTTTTGAAGGTGGAGCTAATAGTAATGGACATACAATGAATCCAGTAACTGAAAACCCTTATGAAACTAATCTGGTTGCAAGAGGCGATTATGGTCGCGTGTTAGCAGAGTTCTGGGCTGATGGACCAGATTCCGAAACACCACCAGGTCATTGGTTTACTTTATTGAATTATGTTAGTGATCATCCAGAATTTGAAAAACGGTTTCAAGGTGAAGGTGATATATTAGAGTCGTTAGAATGGGATGTTAAGTCTTATTTTATAATGGGAGGTGGTATGCATGATTCTGCAATATCAGCTTGGAGTGTAAAAGGATGGTATGATTATATTAGACCAATTTCTGCGATTAGATCTATGGCAGAGCGTGGTCAGAGTACAGATATGTCTTTAGATAATTATGATATTTCAGGTATCCCATTAATTGAAGATTATATAGAAGTAGTAGAAATAGGAGATCCATTAGCAGGTTTTGTGAATCAGCATGTAGGAAAGATAAAATTATATACATGGAAAGGTCATGATTTTATATCTGATACTGAAACAGATCAGGCAGGTGTTGGTTGGATACTGGCAGAAAATTGGTATCCTTATCAGAGGCCAACCTTTGTAACTCCTCCTTTTGCAGGTTATGTGTCTGGCCATTCAACTTATTCTAGAGCGGCAGCGGAGTTAATGACCATGATGACAGGAAGTGAATTCTTTCCTGGTGGATTAGGTGAGTTTGTAGCTAAAAAGAATGAATTTTTAGTCTTTGAGGAAGGACCTTCAGAGGATATTGTGCTTCAATGGGCAACCTACAGAGATGCTTCAGATCAGACGAGTTTAAGTCGAATTTGGGGCGGAATTCATCCACCAGCTGATGATATTCCTGGTCGTTTTATAGGACAGGTAGTAGCAGAAGATACTTTTAGTTTTGCTGTACCGTATTTTGAACTTGAAGAATTAGGCGTTGACGATGAAGATGAAAAAAGTATGATTTATCCTAATCCAACAACTAACAGAGAGCTCTTTATTACCAACACAAGTTTAAATGAAACTATAGAAGTTTTTGATATAAGAGGCAGAAAGATTGCTATAAATAGCAGAAGCTATAATGAGCTAAGTCAGACAACTTTAATAAAGTTAGAGACTACTGCTGCAGGTTTATATATAATAAGAGTTAATAGTACTTCAGCAATGATTGTTGTTAAGGATTAA